The window TGTTTTTTTAGACACCCGCGGGGTAGAAGGGCATGAGGAGTGGTCCGGGAATTTTGTAGGCACTTCCTTTATATTCTCTCACAATGCTTTTCTGAAGACCCTGGAGGGAGATCCCAGGTTCTTTTTTGACGATAGTAAGACCCCGCAGGCATATGGAACCGGCACCGAGGAGTGGGGTGGAGGCGGCGATTACTGGGGGCACCAGAACATGACCCTGCCCTTTGTAGGGCATCCTTGTGGTGCGCCCAGCAAGGAGGAGGCAAAAAATGAAAAAGATCTGATAGAATCTGCTTACCGCTTTTTGATAGGAGATTTAATGCCATTTGGTAAGCGGGCCGTTATTGGGTTTGAACATGGAGGCGAGAACCTGTCTACAGAACATTATGAATCTGTTACCTACTGGTATGGCTTGCCGGCACCTTCCCTGGTGAAAACAGATGAAATTGATATAGGCAATCTGTCTAGTGAGCAAAGTCATGCCTACCATTCGCCGCAGGCATCGGAGGTAACAACCATTCAATCGCGTTATGAGTGGGGCATCGATACCTACCCGCATGGATTATGGGGAATGAGCCGCGAACAGGTGCCCGGTTATGATAAGATGATAGGGCAGGAGGTATACCCTGCACATGAAGAGACTGGTCGTAGCACACGGGGTGTTTCAGAATTTACAGTTCAGCTCGATCGGGATAATCTGGGTGCTCTGTTGCGCAGAACTTTAGACTATAGCTTTCCAAATCAAACGGCAGAAGTGTATATTTCAGATGCAAGCTTACTGGCAGATGCCGGATCTGATCAGGGGGCAGGTACTCCTTTATGGGAATTTGCTGGAATTTGGTATCTGGCCGGATCCAATACTGCTATTTATTCTGATCCGGCCGGAGAACTGGAAAAGCGATTGCTCAGAACCAAAACAAGTAACCGGCGCTTTCGCGATGATGAATTTCTGGTACCGGCCCGCTTAACTAAAAACCGCTCCGCCATCAGGGTGAGAATAAAGTTTGTGCCTGATGAGCAGCAGTTGTTTCCAGACTTTCCTTTTCCTAAGGAAAGTACCTGGAGTGAATTGCGATACCAGGTCTATAGTTATATCAGGCCAAAGTTTTCAGTAAAAAATTGATTTTAATGTAAGCTTGGGTGTTATTGCCGGAGTGTGTATCCGGCGCTTTTAGAAGCACCATGCAGGAGTTATAAAATGACGCTACAAAACAGACGACAATTTCTTAAAAAAGCCGGGCCGCTGGGGCTGATGCCATTAGTGCCGGCTTTATCATTTAGAGACTTCTTTAGAACTTCACCGGATCTTATTTTATATAATGCCAACATCATTACCGTAAATCCCGATCAGCCACAGGCAGAGGCACTGGCTGTTATAGGCGACCGTATTGTAGCTGTTGGCAGTAACCGGGAAATACGGCGGCTAGCAGGTGCACGTACCAGAAAAGTAGATATAGGAGGTAAGGTGGTAACCCCCGGCTTTATTGATGCGCATGCACATCCCCTTACTGCTGGAAAAGGTCATTTACGTAGTCTGGATGCAGACTTGCGTTCTATAAAAGCCATACAGGAGCTGATTCGTGAAAAAGCTGCCAAAACTCCTCCCGGCCATATGATATCTGCCTTTAAATATGATGATACCAAAACCACTGACGGCCGCAAACTAAACCGCTACGACCTGGATGCCGCAGCACCCAACCACCTGGTGCAGGTATGGCACAGGGGCGGACATTCTGTATATGTTAATTCAAGGGCTTTGGAGCTAATGGGCTATACGCGTGATACTCCGGACCCTGAAGGTGGAAAAATCATAAAAGATCCGGAGACAGGGCTTCCAACCGGCGAGCTTCTCGAAACCGCATATGCCCCAATGGATAAGCTTGATCCTAATCCCACTCCTCCAGGTAAAGAAGATGATCAGGAGGCTGTTAAGCTCATCTCTCAGTTAATGAACAGAGCTGGTATCACTTCGGTAACCGAAGCCTATGGCTCTCCGCAATCGCTGATCACTTACCAGGATGCTCAAAAGGCTGGTAAACTATCACTTCGTATTTATTCCCTTATTGGTACCTCAAGAGTTGATAAAATGATTGATGCCGGTATGCGCACGGGCTTTGGCGATGAGTGGGTCAGGATAGGTGGTATGAAAATTACCTGCGATGGCTCAATCTCTGAAAGGACAGCCCGCCTATCGGAACCCTACATCGGAAGGCCTGATGATTATGGAATCATCAGAAATGATGAAGAAGACCTGTATGAAAATTCCATAAGAGCCCATAAGGCAGACTGGCAGATCGCCATTCACGCCAATGGCGATGTTGCTGTTGATAAAGCCCTGAGTGTATTTGAGCGCTTACAGGCAGAATACCCTCGTAAAGATCCCCGCTTCAGAATAGAGCACTGCACGGTTGTTAACAATGATCTGATCCGGAGAATGAAAGCTTTGAACGTGATACCCAACCCATTCTCTACCTATGTGTATTTTCATGGAGAAAAAATGAAAGAGTATGGGGCTAAGCGGGTAGAAAATATGTTTGCGGTGCGCAGTTTTCTGGATGCCGGGCTAAAACCCACCCAAACTTCTGATTATGTACCGGGGCCGTTCGAGCCGATGATGGCTATACAATCCAGCGTTACCCGCACCGATATTCATGGCGATGTTTGGGGGCCAAGCCAGAAAATAACAGTTGAGGAGGCCATCAAGGTAGGAACCATTCATGGGGCCTATGCTTCCTACGAGGAGGATATCAAAGGATCGCTGGAAGTTGGGAAATTGTCTGATTTAGTAGTACTGGGTGCAGACCCCAGGAAAGTGGATCCGTTCGATATCATCAATATACCCATAGAACGTACGATGGTAGGCGGAAAATGGGTGTACGAATCTTAACGCGTAACTATTGTGATCAATGAAAGGGGAGGAGGCGAGCAGAAAACATAGATTTACTGTCCGGCAGTAAATCTCTGTATCAAAAAAATCACTTTAACAGGTAAAGGTCTGGCTGGGCGTATTTAAGTACTTTGAAATACATATC of the Flammeovirgaceae bacterium 311 genome contains:
- a CDS encoding amidohydrolase (COG1574 Predicted metal-dependent hydrolase with the TIM-barrel fold); the encoded protein is MTLQNRRQFLKKAGPLGLMPLVPALSFRDFFRTSPDLILYNANIITVNPDQPQAEALAVIGDRIVAVGSNREIRRLAGARTRKVDIGGKVVTPGFIDAHAHPLTAGKGHLRSLDADLRSIKAIQELIREKAAKTPPGHMISAFKYDDTKTTDGRKLNRYDLDAAAPNHLVQVWHRGGHSVYVNSRALELMGYTRDTPDPEGGKIIKDPETGLPTGELLETAYAPMDKLDPNPTPPGKEDDQEAVKLISQLMNRAGITSVTEAYGSPQSLITYQDAQKAGKLSLRIYSLIGTSRVDKMIDAGMRTGFGDEWVRIGGMKITCDGSISERTARLSEPYIGRPDDYGIIRNDEEDLYENSIRAHKADWQIAIHANGDVAVDKALSVFERLQAEYPRKDPRFRIEHCTVVNNDLIRRMKALNVIPNPFSTYVYFHGEKMKEYGAKRVENMFAVRSFLDAGLKPTQTSDYVPGPFEPMMAIQSSVTRTDIHGDVWGPSQKITVEEAIKVGTIHGAYASYEEDIKGSLEVGKLSDLVVLGADPRKVDPFDIINIPIERTMVGGKWVYES